The genomic window GCCCTCGCATCCCCCTCGGCTTGCGCTTCCTCCGCGGCGTCTTCGCCGGAGTCCGTCGATTCGCTCGCTTCGGCCGCGACGCCAGCCGAAGCGAGGGGCGCGCCTCCTTCTTCCGCCGACGCCTCGCCTGCCGCCTCCTCGGCCGACCCAGACGCTGGTGCCGGTCCGTCCGACGACTTCTCCGCGGCCTCCGCCTCCCCGCCGCCGCTCCAATCGCGCAGCAGCGCGGTCCCGTACGCGTCGGAGACGGCGGCTTGCGTCGAACCGGCGGCGGCCACCCATTCCTCCGCCGTCGCCGGCGTCTTCTTGGCGAGCGGGGAATCGGCGCGCACCGCGAACACATACGGATCCCAATCGAACGGAACCGCCCACAAATACCCGTTCCACCGGACGGCCCCCCGCACCGTTTCGAACCATTGCGATTGGCGCTCCGCCGCCACGTAATCGTCCAGCGCCTGCAGCCGCCCGGCGGCCGCCTCGAGGCGCACACGCTCCGTCGGCAGCAGCAGCACATCCGGCGCCGAGCCCGTTTCGACCCCCGCCTCGTACATCGCGTTCATCTCGCCCGGCTCTACGTTCCGCAACGCTACCGCCACGTTCGGCCGCGCGGCCGCGTACCGATCCGTCGCCCGCCGCAGCGCCTCGAACGAACGCGCATCCATCGACACGACCGCGCTCAGCGCGACGCGCGGCTCCGCCGCTTCGTCCGGCGCCCCGAACACGGGGGCGGCTCGCTCTCCGCTATGCAGCGGCGGCCGGTCGCCGCCGATATCGCTCATGCCGAGCAGCATGAACAGCGTCATGCCGACGGCGGTCATCAAGATCACGAACCATTTGCGCATGGATGCCGTTCCCCTCCCGCTACTACGCCCATCTTACCAAATCCCGAACGTCCCGTGGATTTCATTTGTGTTACAACGACGGCTCCAGTACAATTATTTGTTATGACGAATGTACGGAGGAACGCGCCATGCGGAAGTTCGGATTGCTAATGGAGTTGCCCGAGGGCAAGCGGGCCGGTTTTTACGCCCAAATCGTGAAGGCGCTCGCCGAAGCGGCGAACGTCGCGGATCGCGACAAGGAATTGATCGTGGTGGACAGCGAGGAAGAGCGCGGCCGCGTCGCCGCGGTGCTTGAGAAATATCGTGTCGCCTGGGAGCCGCTGGAGCTGATCTCGCTGCCGGAAGGAACCGAGCTTGACGAGGCCGCCGAAGACGTCGGGTTCGTCGGCAGATCGGGGGGCGCCTACCTGTACGCGGATCGCGTCGCGAGGTTTCGACTGCCGCGCATGCAACCGGCGGGAGCGGACATCGCCCCCGCCATGCTGCAGCTGGAAGAATTCATTCGGTTCGCCTATGACGACGGCGGACAGCGCGTTTACTGCGCGGAACCGCATCTTCGCGAGGCGGTGGAAGGCGTCGCGAAGCGGTACGGCGCCGCCGTCGAATTCCTCTAACGCATGATTACAGCAAATCCGCGGCGAGCTGGGCGAGGTGCGAACGCTCGCCCTTCTCGAGCGTGATGTGGCCCGACAACGGCTCGGCCTTGAACCGCTCGACGACATGCGTCAAGCCGTTGCTCGAAGCATCCAAATACGGGTGGTCGATTTGCTCCGGGTCGCCCATCAGCACGATTTTGCTGCCTTCGCCGACGCGCGATACGATCGTCTTCACCTCGTGGCGAGACAAGTTTTGCGCTTCGTCGATGATGATGAACTGGCCCGGGATGGACCTGCCTCGAATATACGTCAACGCCTCGACTTGAATGCTCGTGAGGCCCGCCAAAATCTTATCGATGTCTCCGCTTTTCTTCGTATCGAACAAATACTCGAGGTTGTCGTACACCGGCTGCATCCACGGACGCAGCTTCTCTTCCTTCTCCCCCGGCAAATATCCGATGTCTTTCCCCATCGGCACGACGGGACGCGCGATCAAGAGCTTCTTGTACTTTCGCTCGTCTTCCACCTTCATGAGCCCCGCCGCCAGCGCGAGCAGCGTCTTGCCGGTCCCGGCTTTGCCCGTCAGCGTAACGAGCGGCACGTCGTCGTTCAGCAGCAGTTCCATCGCCATTCGCTGCTGCGCGTTCCGGGCCGTAATGCCCCACACCGGGTCGTTGCTCAAAAACAGCGGCTCGAGCTTCTTGCCGTCGGCGTTCACCTTCAGCAGCGCCGATTTCGACGAACCGAGCTCATCTTTTAAAATCACGAACGAGTGCGGAAGCAGCGACGCGTACGTCGACACCGCCGATACCGGCAAAAACCGGTACGAATAAAACTCGTCGATGACCGACGGATGCACCTTGATCGTCAGGTATCCGGTATACAGGTCGTTCAATCCGACCGTTCTATCGTTTAAATAATCCTCCGCCGTCAGCCCCAGCACGTCGGCTTTGATGCGAACGAGCACGTCTTTGCTGACGATGACGACCGGCTTCGGATTCGGCTTTTCTTGTTCTTCGTATAAATAGTTCAGCGCTACGGCGAGAATGCGATTGTCGACCGTCGATTCCCCGAACAACTCCTGCATGCGGGCGAAGCTGCGGTGGTTGAGTTCGACTTTCAGCGTCCCCCCGCCCTCCAGCGGAATGGAATCGTGCAGGCGGCCTTTGTCGCGCAAGCTGTCGAGCAGCCGCGAGACGTACCTGGCATTGCGGCCGATCTCGTCCGCGTTCCGCTTTTTCGAATCGATCTCCTCCAGCACGATCGCAGGAATGATGACGTCGTTGTCTTCGAAAGCGTACAGCGCGTTCGGATCGTGAAGCAGAACATTCGTGTCCAGCACGTAAATTTTCTTCATCGCAATTCCCTCCATAGCAGTCGGTTGGCGGTTCGGGAGATACATAGTCGAGGCGAAAAAGGAGAACCCTAACAGTACACTCATTTTCCCGAAAGGACGGAACCGAGATGCGCAGACAACAACTTGGATGGTTCGGCGCGCTGCTGCTGCTGGCAAGCGCGGCCGCCGGTTGCGCCGGCGGAAACCAGGCGGGCCCGGAAGCGAAACAGCAAGGTAACGGCACGCATGAAATTCGGGTCGAGCAAACCGCGCCCGCGACGGACAAAGAGCGAACCCGCGCGACCGAAGCCCGGCTCGAGCAATTGGCCGAAAGCATTCCCGAAGTCAAACATGCGAATTGCGTCATTATGGGCAATACGGCCATCGTCGGCATCGACGTCGACGGCCGGGTGGAACGATCTCGCGTCGGTACGATCAAGTACGCCGTCGCGGAAACGCTGCGCCAAGATCCGGTAGGCATCAACGCGATCGTCACCGCCGATATGGATCTCAATCACCGCCTTCAAGAAATCCGGCAAGATATGAATAACGGACGCGCGATGCAAGGCCTTGCGGAGGAATTGGCCGACATCGTCGGACGCATCGTGCCGCAGCTTCCAAGGGACACGGAGGACAACAACGCCGAAGCCGTCCCCGAGGACCCGAACGCGAAAACGCAGGAGCAAGGCGCGAACAACGCGCAAGCTCAGCAGAACGGCACCGCGCCGTCGAACGCCGGCGAACCGAAGGACAACCGGAGCTTCCCGGCCAACCCGGCCAACCGTTGAATGCCGTCGAAAAAACGCGGATAAGCGCACAGAAAGCCTAGTCGCATGCGACTAGGCTTTCTTCATGGCGGCGAAAACCTGGTTGTCCAGCTTCTCGGCCGCGCGCTTGTCATATGTTTTTTCGTATTCGGGCTCGGCGGAAATCCGCGCGCCGTAGAACATGGCATCGCGCACCGACTCGACAACGATGTCGATGCATACGAGCTTGAACGGCACGTCTTCGAGCGGATCTTTGACGATGCTCGCCGCGCCGTACACCGCGTGCACGCTGCCTTCCGCGAACATCGTTACGTTGACGCGCGGGTTCGCGCGAACGTTCGACACGATACGAGAGCGTCCGTCCACGGCGAAGCGAATCGTCCGCTCGTCGGGAGCGTACACCCACGAGATCGCGCTCGTGACCGGGCCGCCGTTCTCCGCGTCGATCGTGCTCAAGAGGACCAGCTTTTCTTTCTCCAACTGCGTGATCAATTCTGAGGATAAAACCGTAACGACTTCCGACATGTGTCCAATAGCCTCCCAGCGATAACATATGCGCCGTCCGCACCTTCATTATAGCACAAGCGGCCGGTTTCGCGACAGCGGACAAACGCGCGCTTACTGCGCCGCGGCTTCCGCGTCTCCCGCCTCCGCCGCTCCCTCCGACTCCGCCGCTGCAGGCGGTCCGTCCGGAAGCAGCTGGTTTTGAAGATGCAGCGACGCTTCCTCCACTTCATCGGGCGCGAGGCGCACATAATGGCCGTCCCAGTCGCCTTCCAAGTGGATGTAGTCTATTTTATCGCCGTCGATGCCGATATATGTTTGAATCATCTTTTCAATTTGTTGCGAAGGAATATTCGTCTTGACATGGCTCGACACCGCGTCGAACACGCTGCCGACTTTCAACAATCCTTGCGGCGTCTTCATCTTCTCCAGCAGCTTCGAGATGACCTGCTGCTGGCGCGCGTTCCGCTCGAAGTCGTTGGACGCTTTCGTCTTCGGGCTGCAGTTCATCGACATGCGGTAGCGGACGAAATCGAGCGCCTGCTTACCGTCGAGGTCCTGCAAACCGGCCTTCAGATTAATGTACGTGCCGTCCGCGTTGTCGCGGTGGCACATGTTCTGATCGACGTCGATCGTGAGTCCCCCGTACGCGTCTACGACGTCCACGAACGTCTGGAAATCGACGACGGTCACGTAATCGATCGGCACGTCCAAGTAGTCGCTGTACAAGTTTTTAATCTTGTCCATCGCGTACTTCTCCCGTTCGGTCCGATCCTTCGGCGCTTCCGACAAATTGCCGTACAAATACGTGGAATAAAAGCTGTTGGCCTTGTTCGGCTTCAGCCCTTCCGGATCGATGTACGAATCGCGCGGAATCGAGACGAGCGTCGCCGTTTTGCTTTTCGGATTGAGCGTCGCCACCATAATGACGTCGGTGTTGGCGCTGCGGAGCTCCTCCCGGTAGTCGATGCCGAGCAGCAGGAGCGAAATCGGACTGACGTCCGCCGTTTTCTCCGGAGCGACAACCTCCTCGGTCCCGAGATCGATCACGAGTTCCTTCGCTTGGTAATACAAGTACACACCATAGCCGATCATGCCGACCAGCGCGATCACCATAAGAATTATAACGCCTTTGAAAATGCTGAGTCCCCGCGCCTTCGGCTTCGTCGGGGCTCCGCCGCGCACCGCCTTCGCGCCGCGGGGCGGCAGTGAGGAATTCGGATCGGTCATCGTTTTCACCTGAATGAATTATTCGTTGTATTTGGGGTTGGCGTTGATGTCTGCGAGCAGCTGCTCGGCCGCTTCCCGATCGTACAGCTGCGTTTTGCGTTTGCCGTCTTTCGTGTACGCGACATGCACCATCGTATCGTCGACGGTTTGAATCTCGAACGATTCGAGCCCGTGATCCTCCGTCAAGATTTGTTCGAAAAACGCGACGGTGTCCTCCGCCGCGCGGTCGCCGGGCCGGCCTGCCGCGACGAGTTTGATTTGCAGCCAGTTGAACAATGCGTCATCGAGGCGCATGCTTTTCACTCCTCCTTGATCAGCATCGCCCGCAGTCCGGACGACCACCATGCGCGCAGCGCGTCCGCGTGCGGCGCGTGCGGCGCGAGCTTCTCCGCAAGCCGCAGCGCCTCGTCGGGCGCTAGCAGCCGCTCGGCGAACGCGACGGCGCAGGATGACGCGGCCAGCGGCCCGGTCAGCACGACCGCGCCGCCTTCATCGAGCCGCAGCTCCGCAACATCCGCGCCGGTTCCGCACGCCTCCCCGTCCTCGCCGAGCAGCAGCGCGAGCTTAAAGCTCGGCAGAAGGCGCGGATGCGCTTCGGCGGAGAGCCGGCGAAGCGCATCCCCTTCCTCCGGGGACAGGGCGATCCGCGGCGACGCAAGCGTCAGCGGCTCCGTCGCGGAGACCGGCGTCAGCCAGTACGTTTTCATTACGCTTCCCCGTTCGCCCGGCCCTCCGCGTCGCGCTGCGCCTTCCGCTTCGCCCGTCCTTCGACGAAATAGCGAACGCGGACGAGCAGCATCAGACCGACGGCGACCGAGAGGCTGAGGATAATCGGAAGCCCGAACATTTGGAAGATAAGCAGGATGAACGAGCCGACGCCGATCAGGAGATAAATGATCGCATCCTTGAGCAGCGGCAGTTTGCGCACCCGAAACACCTTATTGTACACATACGTCACGAGCGCATAGATCAATGCGTACGTGATCCAAACATGTTCGAAAAACCATTCGTTCATGCGTTGACCATCTTCTTGTTTTTCTCCGCCCGTTCGCGTTCGCTCTTATTCAAAAGCTTCTTCCGCAGGCGGACCGATTTCGGCGTAATTTCGCAATACTCGTCGTCGTTCAAATACTCCAGCGCTTGCTCGAGGCTCATGATGCGCGGCGTCTTCAGCTTAACGGTATCGTCCTTCGACGCGGAGCGCACGTTCGACAGCGCCTTCTCCTTGCAAATGTTCACGATGATGTCGTTGTCGCGGTTATGCTCGCCGACGATCATGCCCTCGTACACCTCCGTGCCCGGCGTGAGGAACAGAATGCCGCGGTCTTCGACGGACATCATGCCGTAGAACGTCGACGTGCCGGTTTCGCTTGCAACGAGCACCCCTTGGTGTCGTCCGCCGACGCCGGCGCCTGCGTACGGGCCATACGAGTCGAACGCGTGGTTCATGATGCCGTAGCCGCGCGTCAACGTCAGGAAGTCCGTACGGTAGCCGATGAGGCCGCGGGACGGAATGAGGAACTCGATCCGGACGTTGCCGCTGCCGTTGTTGACCATGTTGACCATTTCCGCTTTGCGCGTGCCGAGGCTCTCCATGACGGCGCCCATGCTTTCTTCCGGCACGTCGATGAGCAGGCGCTCGATCGGCTCCATCTTCTGGCCGTCGATTTCTTTCACGATAACTTCAGGCTTGGAGACCTGCAGCTCGTAGCCTTCGCGGCGCATGTTCTCGATCAGGATGCCGAGGTGCAGTTCGCCGCGGCCGCTGACGACGAACGCATCCGGGCTGTCCGTATCTTCGACGCGCAGCGCGACATCCGTCTCCAGCTCTTTGTACAGACGCTCGCGCAGCTTCCGGGACGTGACCCATTTGCCTTCCCGGCCGGCGAACGGCGAATTGTTGACGAGGAACGTCATCTGCAGCGTCGGCTCGTCGATCGTAAGGAACGGCAGCGCTTCAGGGTTATTCGGGTCGGCGATCGTTTCGCCGATGTTTACTTCTTTAATGCCGGCGATCGCGACGATGTCGCCCGCGCCCGCTTCTTCGATCTCGATGCGCTTGAGGCCTTGGAAGCCGAACAGCTTCTCGATGCGCGCTTGACGCGCTTTGCCTTCGCCGTCGAGGACGGCGACCGTTTGGCCTGCGCGAACCGTGCCGCGGTTGACGCGGCCTACCGCGATGCGGCCCAAATATTCGTTGTAGTCGAGCAGCGTTACCTGGAACTGCAGCGGGAGCTCCGTGCTCTCCTGCGGCGCAGGGATCGACTTCAGGATCGTTTCGAACATCGGCTGCATCGTAGGCTCTTGCGCTTCCGGCTCGAGGCCGGACGTGCCGTTAAGCGCCGAAGCGTAAACGACCGGGAATTCGAGCTGGTCGTCGTCGGCGCCGAGCTCGATGAAGAGGTCGAGCACTTCGTCGATGACTTCCGCCGGACGAGCGTTCGGACGGTCGATTTTGTTGACGACGACGATCGGCGTCAGCCCTTGCTCGAGCGCTTTGCGCAGCACGAATTTCGTCTGCGGCATGCAGCCTTCGAACGCGTCGACGACGAGCAGAACGCCGT from Paenibacillus sp. includes these protein-coding regions:
- the typA gene encoding translational GTPase TypA produces the protein MIARDKIRNIAIIAHVDHGKTTLVDKLLQQAGTFRENEAVVERAMDSNDLERERGITILAKNTGVTYKDHLINIVDTPGHADFGGEVERIMKMVDGVLLVVDAFEGCMPQTKFVLRKALEQGLTPIVVVNKIDRPNARPAEVIDEVLDLFIELGADDDQLEFPVVYASALNGTSGLEPEAQEPTMQPMFETILKSIPAPQESTELPLQFQVTLLDYNEYLGRIAVGRVNRGTVRAGQTVAVLDGEGKARQARIEKLFGFQGLKRIEIEEAGAGDIVAIAGIKEVNIGETIADPNNPEALPFLTIDEPTLQMTFLVNNSPFAGREGKWVTSRKLRERLYKELETDVALRVEDTDSPDAFVVSGRGELHLGILIENMRREGYELQVSKPEVIVKEIDGQKMEPIERLLIDVPEESMGAVMESLGTRKAEMVNMVNNGSGNVRIEFLIPSRGLIGYRTDFLTLTRGYGIMNHAFDSYGPYAGAGVGGRHQGVLVASETGTSTFYGMMSVEDRGILFLTPGTEVYEGMIVGEHNRDNDIIVNICKEKALSNVRSASKDDTVKLKTPRIMSLEQALEYLNDDEYCEITPKSVRLRKKLLNKSERERAEKNKKMVNA
- a CDS encoding PhoH family protein; this translates as MKKIYVLDTNVLLHDPNALYAFEDNDVIIPAIVLEEIDSKKRNADEIGRNARYVSRLLDSLRDKGRLHDSIPLEGGGTLKVELNHRSFARMQELFGESTVDNRILAVALNYLYEEQEKPNPKPVVIVSKDVLVRIKADVLGLTAEDYLNDRTVGLNDLYTGYLTIKVHPSVIDEFYSYRFLPVSAVSTYASLLPHSFVILKDELGSSKSALLKVNADGKKLEPLFLSNDPVWGITARNAQQRMAMELLLNDDVPLVTLTGKAGTGKTLLALAAGLMKVEDERKYKKLLIARPVVPMGKDIGYLPGEKEEKLRPWMQPVYDNLEYLFDTKKSGDIDKILAGLTSIQVEALTYIRGRSIPGQFIIIDEAQNLSRHEVKTIVSRVGEGSKIVLMGDPEQIDHPYLDASSNGLTHVVERFKAEPLSGHITLEKGERSHLAQLAADLL
- a CDS encoding pyridoxamine 5'-phosphate oxidase family protein; translation: MSEVVTVLSSELITQLEKEKLVLLSTIDAENGGPVTSAISWVYAPDERTIRFAVDGRSRIVSNVRANPRVNVTMFAEGSVHAVYGAASIVKDPLEDVPFKLVCIDIVVESVRDAMFYGARISAEPEYEKTYDKRAAEKLDNQVFAAMKKA
- a CDS encoding YhcN/YlaJ family sporulation lipoprotein — translated: MRRQQLGWFGALLLLASAAAGCAGGNQAGPEAKQQGNGTHEIRVEQTAPATDKERTRATEARLEQLAESIPEVKHANCVIMGNTAIVGIDVDGRVERSRVGTIKYAVAETLRQDPVGINAIVTADMDLNHRLQEIRQDMNNGRAMQGLAEELADIVGRIVPQLPRDTEDNNAEAVPEDPNAKTQEQGANNAQAQQNGTAPSNAGEPKDNRSFPANPANR
- a CDS encoding YlaH-like family protein, with translation MNEWFFEHVWITYALIYALVTYVYNKVFRVRKLPLLKDAIIYLLIGVGSFILLIFQMFGLPIILSLSVAVGLMLLVRVRYFVEGRAKRKAQRDAEGRANGEA
- a CDS encoding LCP family protein, translating into MTDPNSSLPPRGAKAVRGGAPTKPKARGLSIFKGVIILMVIALVGMIGYGVYLYYQAKELVIDLGTEEVVAPEKTADVSPISLLLLGIDYREELRSANTDVIMVATLNPKSKTATLVSIPRDSYIDPEGLKPNKANSFYSTYLYGNLSEAPKDRTEREKYAMDKIKNLYSDYLDVPIDYVTVVDFQTFVDVVDAYGGLTIDVDQNMCHRDNADGTYINLKAGLQDLDGKQALDFVRYRMSMNCSPKTKASNDFERNARQQQVISKLLEKMKTPQGLLKVGSVFDAVSSHVKTNIPSQQIEKMIQTYIGIDGDKIDYIHLEGDWDGHYVRLAPDEVEEASLHLQNQLLPDGPPAAAESEGAAEAGDAEAAAQ